Proteins co-encoded in one Coraliomargarita parva genomic window:
- a CDS encoding 6-pyruvoyl trahydropterin synthase family protein yields MLTCKKSYRDIPFAHRQHHHDGHCALIHGHNWGITLTFACKETDLNGFVVDFGKLKYLKKWIDSNLDHACLFNEDDPEKDRLLELAGHLFKPYFLPSCSSEGLAQHLHSVFDPMVREQTDDRVWICAVEIEEDSKNSACYTVG; encoded by the coding sequence ATGCTTACCTGCAAGAAATCATATCGGGATATTCCCTTTGCCCATCGCCAGCATCACCACGACGGCCATTGCGCGCTGATCCACGGCCACAACTGGGGCATCACACTGACTTTTGCCTGCAAGGAGACCGACTTGAACGGATTCGTCGTCGACTTCGGCAAACTGAAGTACCTCAAGAAATGGATCGACTCCAATCTCGACCATGCCTGCCTCTTCAACGAGGACGACCCGGAAAAGGACCGTCTCCTCGAACTAGCCGGCCATCTATTTAAGCCCTACTTCCTGCCAAGCTGCTCCAGCGAGGGACTCGCCCAGCACCTTCACTCGGTCTTTGATCCCATGGTGCGGGAACAAACCGACGACCGCGTCTGGATCTGCGCCGTCGAGATCGAGGAAGACTCAAAGAATTCCGCCTGCTATACTGTAGGCTAG
- a CDS encoding 7-carboxy-7-deazaguanine synthase QueE, with amino-acid sequence MKLPIHERFYTFQGEGSHAGRAAFFIRCFGCPVHCPWCDSAGTWHPDYIPEQIARLEVEALADEAAHTKAEFVVVTGGEPAIHDLAPLCDALHARKLPVHLETSGAFPIRGDFDWITLSPKRWKLPLAENLQKASEFKLIIDRTDALEEYREVIRDASTGTSDQRSVWLHPEWSQHGNAELLSHITEWIKAHGAPFRAGWQMHKNYAADLNDPRSAPPAPLGGDSQKGY; translated from the coding sequence ATGAAGCTCCCCATCCACGAGCGCTTCTACACCTTTCAGGGTGAAGGCAGCCACGCGGGCCGTGCCGCTTTTTTCATCCGCTGCTTTGGCTGTCCGGTCCATTGCCCCTGGTGCGACTCTGCCGGCACCTGGCACCCGGACTACATACCCGAACAAATTGCACGCCTCGAAGTGGAGGCCCTCGCCGACGAAGCAGCACACACAAAGGCTGAATTCGTCGTTGTGACGGGTGGCGAACCCGCCATCCACGATCTGGCCCCCCTTTGCGACGCACTGCACGCCCGGAAGCTCCCCGTGCACCTCGAAACCAGCGGTGCCTTTCCCATCCGCGGCGACTTCGACTGGATTACACTCAGCCCGAAGCGCTGGAAACTGCCCCTTGCCGAAAACCTGCAGAAAGCCTCGGAGTTCAAGCTCATTATCGACCGGACCGACGCCTTGGAAGAATACCGGGAAGTCATCCGAGATGCATCCACCGGCACAAGCGACCAACGTTCGGTCTGGCTCCACCCGGAGTGGTCACAGCACGGAAATGCGGAACTACTCAGCCACATCACCGAATGGATCAAGGCCCACGGCGCCCCCTTCAGGGCCGGATGGCAAATGCATAAGAATTATGCGGCGGACTTAAACGACCCGCGATCCGCGCCACCCGCACCGCTCGGAGGCGACTCCCAAAAGGGCTACTAG
- the queC gene encoding 7-cyano-7-deazaguanine synthase QueC: protein MKSLVIYSGGLDSTVLLYHLHASGAEVHALSVDYGQRHRCELERAQAICERLGVPQKVADLSAIQGLLAGSSLTSPEIDVAEGHYTEANMKTTVVPNRNMILLALAAGHAISIGAEQVAYAAHSGDHAIYPDCRNEFADAMAEAMRLCDWSPIELSRPFVNWTKADIVRRGAELKVPFELTWSCYKGQSQHCGRCGTCIERREAFDLAGIEDPTDYAADAPSVATLRAQGWHL from the coding sequence ATGAAATCACTCGTCATCTATTCAGGTGGACTCGACTCCACCGTCCTACTCTATCACTTGCACGCATCGGGCGCAGAGGTCCATGCCCTCTCGGTCGACTACGGTCAACGCCATCGTTGCGAACTGGAAAGAGCACAAGCCATCTGCGAGCGTCTCGGAGTGCCGCAAAAAGTCGCCGACCTGTCCGCGATCCAGGGATTGCTGGCCGGCAGCAGTCTCACCTCTCCGGAAATCGATGTCGCGGAAGGCCACTACACCGAGGCCAACATGAAGACCACCGTGGTACCGAACCGGAACATGATCCTGCTCGCACTGGCTGCCGGACATGCGATTTCCATCGGTGCGGAACAAGTCGCCTACGCCGCCCACAGCGGTGACCACGCCATCTACCCAGACTGCCGCAACGAATTCGCAGATGCCATGGCCGAAGCGATGCGCCTGTGCGACTGGAGCCCGATCGAGCTGAGCCGCCCCTTTGTCAACTGGACCAAGGCGGATATCGTCCGCCGCGGCGCCGAGCTCAAAGTCCCCTTCGAACTAACCTGGTCCTGCTACAAGGGCCAATCCCAACATTGCGGCCGATGCGGCACCTGCATTGAGCGCCGGGAAGCCTTCGACTTGGCGGGCATCGAAGATCCGACGGACTATGCCGCCGATGCCCCATCCGTAGCCACCCTGCGCGCACAAGGCTGGCACCTCTAA